In the genome of Triticum urartu cultivar G1812 chromosome 5, Tu2.1, whole genome shotgun sequence, one region contains:
- the LOC125510665 gene encoding TIP41-like protein has translation MAAAAAWDGPTAGELKAAGAEAIPGGVRVKGWVIQSHKGPILNSASVSLFEDKLQTTHLPEMVFGESFVSIQNAQTGVKLHFNALDALKAWKQEALPPVQVPAAAKWKFRSNPADQVVLDYDYTFTTPYCGSDVVLNQDATQTTLDECSNLCWEDTDDRIDLVALSAKEPILFYDEVILYEDELADSGISFLTARVRVMPTGWFLLLRFWLRVDGALMRLRDTRLHCSFGSKEAKPVVLRELCWREATFAAMSAEGYPSESAAYADPNLVARKLPVVMERTQKLKIPS, from the exons AtggctgcggcggcggcgtgggacGGCCCAACGGCGGGCGAGCTGAAAGCGGCCGGCGCGGAGGCGATTCCGGGCGGCGTGCGGGTGAAGGGGTGGGTCATCCAGTCCCACAAGGGGCCCATCCTCAACTCCGCATCTGTGAGCCT ATTTGAAGATAAACTTCAGACGACACATTTACCTGAGATGGTGTTTGGAGAGAGTTTTGTGTCTATTCAGAATGCTCAAACTGGCGTCAAATTACATTTCAATGCGCTTGATGCTCTCAAGGCATGGAAACAAGAGGCATTGCCACCTGTTCAAGTTCCTGCTGCAGCAAAATGGAAATTCAGAAG TAATCCTGCTGATCAAGTGGTACTTGACTATGACTATACATTCACGACACCATACTGTGGGAGTGATGTGGTTCTGAACCAAGACGCT ACGCAAACAACTTTAGATGAATGTAGCAATTTGTGTTGGGAGGACACTGATGACAGGATCGACCTTGTTGCCCTTTCTGCAAAAGAACCAATTCTTTTCTACGATGAG GTTATCTTGTATGAAGATGAGCTAGCTGATAGTGGTATTTCATTCCTTACAGCGCGAGTG AGGGTGATGCCAACCGGTTGGTTTCTGCTCTTGCGCTTTTGG CTTAGGGTTGATGGTGCGCTGATGAGATTGAGGGATACCCGTTTACATTGTTCTTTTGGAAGTAAGGAAGCGAAGCCGGTTGTACTGCGTGAACTCTGCTGGAGAGAAGCAACATTTGCTGCCATGTCTGCG GAGGGGTATCCTTCCGAATCTGCGGCATACGCAGACCCGAATCTTGTGGCCCGTAAGCTGCCCGTCGTGATGGAGAGGACCCAGAAGCTGAAGATACCCAGTTAA